A single window of Phaenicophaeus curvirostris isolate KB17595 chromosome 7, BPBGC_Pcur_1.0, whole genome shotgun sequence DNA harbors:
- the ZNF142 gene encoding zinc finger protein 142 isoform X1 has protein sequence MSAEVAVSDAAGGEMEALCSELLLPTPGEAGAMGRPGVTSTGLAGTPRLTASQDLLLTEASIPEEGAHPGGSNVEIFIEAVAGNVTLSNAATATEVLVKVVELYFCERCGQSFPEASLLSEHQCLLLATSGHLELPEVLSASASKSQCKPAGSEPPRNGAQSSVPEHLLCPICQEAFVQPGELKEHFKTHRAPLGALPCPEKGCHFTTEDRKQLRSHLRCLHGASPVSCSYHACPLLFPSHPAMEEHYRMHFPFHCSHCDFVTANAKLFWQHRKGHATEHPAKIPTTESPPGSSPHGVEQHHVLPSEGAAGGREEAGNCHPGWEAAMAEARPAKPAGTGEDSLEGQKASAGEEDSDSGGDESPEDDSASPCEGEAKEDGKVTLEKARMPWTQHLKGDVAEGSEYLYKTHMCPECKRCFKKRTHLVEHLHLHFPDPSLQCPNCHKYFTSKSKLKIHMMRETGEKAHRCPLCHYSSVEKNALNRHMASMHEDISNFYSDVYSCPVCKEKFRLSQALKEHLKTHKAEPKRLSCFQGGCDYCAEDRKEFVRHLKDAHGIKAVECKYHACSLLFGTAEAMEVHRKTHYAFHCQQCDFICSNKHVFRKHKKQGHPGSEQLQCSFCPYATFNPVEFHDHVGKMHANEKIHKCTECAFATAHKRVLIRHMLLHTGEKPHKCELCDFTCRDVSYLSKHMLTHSNDKNFMCTECGYITKWKHYLNVHMRKHTGDLRYQCNQCSYRCHRADQLSSHKLRHQGKSLICEVCGFACKRKYELQKHMQAKHSQSYQVPIFQCQYCAYQTKYKQALLNHENCKHTKQKEFRCALCSYCTFSNTSLFFHKRKIHGYVPGDKDWLENYASKELEISSSEVLFGYELSTALHVDASSPLHGKEQWTKVKPSQLGSQGEESYQQAFVVPLLGHGAAPPESGGEAEGGVVEREESHPTAGDALGGDCLQGDAATGATELAASGDVAESCILHLEALNVSSDPLLEHLTGESCTAQAESMEMLSCKEPPAAYEMLGSRDDLGLEDNDNTLEDIPDFEEEEADVREDEVVRLEGSVEAGNIQGKDALTQTTGRLEGSCSGHHLPVPEDTATSSDDGRGSSELVLKALRKQDKEQAEMLVLEGRVQMLVVQSESQIFKCEKCSYITRKKKSMSLHSKVSCQSRQAPLTCHECGASFKQQRGLSTHLLKKCPVLKKKKILKPAIQEPPGLCRSADQPGDNSMETMESEKGGLEESSHAESSCEAEVLPDKMQAASSPLAEEQALGCPVPEKSLPADSTEAAEEPPEQGVGAEPGGATCPPHPGKPSEKYRLEGGKLHCNACSFVCSRVSTITSHVEDGCRSLEQFWCSRCPEAFRSQRALKSHCAEKHVAHPKENGPQSTELPEGDPASDETGQPSEPLLRAAPQKAPLPKRRRFSCPTCPFTCHQERAMKTHIKRGCVALGEFRCASCPFTSKAAKALRLHRKLHRKHYSKRPQLQCRQCEFTCKQARCLRQHICIKHEGVKPHKCRYCEFSTTRRYRLEAHQSLHTGVGRIACSICSQTFGTNSKLRIHRLRVHEKTPTHFCPLCDYSSYLQNDITRHVNSCHRGELNFGCSRCEARFSSETALKQHILRRHEEKVSYGCPRCGFVCHSEATLKCHVQKQHPHLECGTCKETFATREALEEHKTQHFSHRCELCSFAAKERQQLVRHYVESHEPAASQDKPLQCPFCDFACRHQLVFDQHMKGHGGTRVYKCSDCEYTTKNRQKITWHIRIHTGEKPYKCHLCKYACADPSRLKYHMRIHKEERKYLCPDCGYKCKWVNQLKYHMTKHTGLKPYRCDECEYCTNRADALRVHKETRHREARSFICEQCGKAFKTRFLLKTHLKKHSEEKPYVCNACGRAFRWAAGLRHHYLTHTNEHPFFCRYCPYKAKQKFQVIKHIQRHHPERGAGDLSQGVGKDPSMPTIHLHAVQRDSRAMGPPGIEQEGGCPVEKDGASA, from the exons ATGAGTGCAGAAGTGGCTGTGTCTGATGCTGCCGGTGGGGAGATGGAGGCCCTGTGCTCGGAGCTGCTCCTGCCCACACCAGGAGAGGCAGGAGCCATGGGAAGACCTGGAGTGACCAGCACTGGCCTGGCTGGGACACCCCGGCTGACTGCCAGCCAGGACTTGCTGCTGACAGAGGCATCAATCCCTGAGGAAGGGGCTCATCCTGGAGGAAGCAATGTGGAAATATTCATTGAGGCTGTAGCTGGCAACGTGACACTGAGCAACGCGGCCACTGCCACAG AGGTGCTGGTCAAAGTGGTAGAACTGTATTTCTGTGAGAGGTGCGGCCAAAGCTTCCCAGAGGCCTCCCTGCTGTCCGAGCACCAGTGCTTGCTGCTGGCGACCTCAGGGCATCTGGAGCTTCCTGAGGTGCTGTCGGCTTCTGCCAGCAAGAGCCAGTGCAAGCCGGCGGGCTCTGAGCCACCCAGAAACGGAGCACAGAGCTCTGTTCCTGAGCACCTGCTGTGCCCCATCTGCCAGGAGGCATTTGTGCAGCCCGGTGAACTCAAGGAGCACTTCAAGACCCACCGCGCCCCGCTGggagccctgccctgccccgaGAAGGGCTGCCACTTCACCACAGAGGACCGCAAGCAACTGCGCAGCCACCTGCGCTGCCTGCACGGGGCCTCCCCCGTGTCCTGCTCCTACCATGCCTGCCCCCTGCTCTTCCCCAGCCACCCAGCAATGGAGGAGCACTACCGCATGCACTTCCCCTTCCACTGCAGCCACTGTGACTTCGTCACAGCCAATGCCAAGCTCTTCTGGCAGCACAGGAAGGGCCACGCTACGGAGCACCCTGCTAAGATACCCACAACAGAGAGCCCCCCTGGCTCATCCCCCCATGGCGTCGAGCAGCACCACGTCCTGCCATCAG aaggagcagcaggagggcgAGAGGAGGCAGGGAATTGCCACCCTGGCTGGGAAGCTGCCATGGCAGAAGCCAGGCCAGCAAAACCTGCAGGCACTGGGGAGGACTCCTTGGAGGGGCAGAAGGcatcagctggagaagaggactcGGACAGCGGTGGGGACGAGTCACCAGAGGATGACAGTGCGAGCCCCTGTGAAGGTGAGGCCAAAGAGGATGGGAAGGTGACTCTCGAGAAAGCCAGGATGCCGTGGACACAGCACCTCAAAG GGGATGTTGCAGAGGGTTCCGAATACCTCTACAAAACCCACATGTGCCCCGAATGCAAGCGGTGCTTCAAGAAGCGGACGCACCTGGTGGAGCACCTCCACCTGCACTTCCCCGACCCCAGCCTGCAGTGCCCCAACTGCCACAAATACTTCACCagcaaaagcaaactgaaaatcCACATGATGCGGGAGACTGGCGAGAAGGCCCACCGCTGCCCGCTCTGCCACTACAGCTCGGTGGAGAAGAACGCGCTCAACCGCCACATGGCCAGCATGCATGAGGACATCTCCAACTTCTACTCCGATGTTTACTCCTGCCCTGTCTGCAAGGAGAAGTTTCGGCTCAGCCAGGCCCTCAAAGAACACTTGAAAACTCACAAAGCCGAGCCGAAGAGGCTGAGCTGCTTCCAGGGGGGCTGTGACTACTGCGCAGAGGACAGGAAGGAGTTTGTCCGTCACCTCAAGGATGCTCACGGCATTAAGGCGGTGGAGTGCAAGTACCACGCCTGCTCGCTGCTCTTTGGCACAGCTGAGGCCATGGAGGTTCATCGAAAAACCCACTATGCCTTCCACTGCCAGCAGTGTGACTTCATCTGCTCCAACAAGCACGTTTTCCGCAAGCACAAGAAGCAGGGGCACCCGGGCAGTGAGCAGCTCCAGTGCAGCTTCTGCCCTTATGCCACCTTCAACCCCGTGGAGTTTCACGACCACGTGGGCAAGATGCACGCCAATGAGAAGATCCACAAGTGCACCGAATGTGCCTTTGCCACCGCGCACAAGAGGGTGCTCATCCGGCACATGCTGCTGCACACGG GAGAGAAACCTCACAAGTGTGAGCTCTGCGACTTCACGTGCCGAGATGTGAGCTACCTGTCCAAGCACATGCTCACCCACTCCAATGACAAGAACTTCATGTGCACCGAGTGCGGGTACATCACCAAATGGAAGCACTACCTGAATGTCCACATGCGCAAGCACACTGGAGATCTCCG GTACCAATGCAACCAGTGCTCGTACCGGTGCCACCGTGCCGACCAGCTGAGCAGCCACAAGCTGCGGCACCAGGGCAAAAGTCTGATCTGCGAGGTGTGTGGCTTCGCATGCAAGCGCAAGTACgagctgcagaagcacatgCAGGCAAAGCACTCACAGAGCTACCAGGTGCCAATCTTCCAGTGCCAGTACTGTGCCTACCAAACAAAGTACAAGCAGGCACTGCTGAACCACGAGAACTGCAAGCACACCAAGCAGAAGGAGTTTCGCTGCGCCCTCTGCTCCTACTGCACTTTCAGCAACACCAGCCTCTTCTTCCACAAGCGTAAGATTCACGGCTACGTCCCTGGTGACAAGGACTGGCTGGAAAACTATGCCAGCAAGGAGCTGGAGATCAGCTCATCCGAGGTGCTCTTTGGCTACgagctcagcacagccctgcacGTGGATGCAAGCTCCCCGCTTCATGGCAAGGAGCAGTGGACAAAGGTGAAGCCGTCCCAGCTGGGATCTCAGGGGGAAGAGAGCTACCAGCAAGCGTTTGTGGTGCCTCTCCTAGGGCACGGTGCTGCACCACCAGAGAGCGGCGGTGAGGCAGAGGGAGGTGTGGTTGAGCGGGAGGAGAGCCATCCAACTGCTGGTGATGCCCTGGGAGGGGACTGCCTGCAAGGAGATGCTGCCACAGGCGCAACTGAGCTCGCTGCTTCTGGGGATGTGGCAGAGAGCTGCATATTGCACTTGGAGGCACTGAACGTCTCGTCGGACCCCCTCCTGGAGCATTTGACTGGAGAATCCtgcacagcacaggcagagagCATGGAAATGCTGTCCTGCAAGGAGCCTCCTGCAGCCTATGAGATGCTAGGCTCCCGGGATGACCTTGGCTTGGAGGACAATGACAATACACTTGAAGACATCCCAGActttgaggaagaggaggcagatgTGCGGGAGGACGAGGTGGTGAGGCTGGAGGGCAGTGTAGAGGCAGGTAACATCCAGGGAAAAGATGCCCTAACGCAGACCACGGGCCGACTCGAAGGCTCATGCTCAGGCCACCACTTGCCTGTCCCAGAGGACACGGCCACCTCCAGTGACGATGGCAGGGGCAGCTCAGAGTTGGTGCTGAAGGCACTGCGGAAGCAGGAcaaggagcaggcagagatgcTGGTGCTGGAAGGCAGGGTGCAGATGCTGGTGGTGCAGTCGGAGAGCCAGATCTTTAAGTGCGAGAAGTGCTCATACATCACACGGAAGAAGAAGTCCATGTCCTTGCATTCCAAAGTCAGCTGCCAGAGCCGCCAGGCCCCACTCACGTGCCACGAGTGCGGTGCCAGCTTTAAACAGCAAAGGGGGCTCAGCACTCACCTCCTCAAGAAGTGCCCagtcctgaagaagaaaaagatcctCAAACCAGCCATTCAGGAGCCACCTGGGTTGTGCCGATCTGCTGACCAGCCTGGTGATAACAGTATGGAAACAATGGAGAGTGAGAAGGGAGGCTTGGAAGAGTCCAGCCATGCCGAGAGCTCTTGCGAAGCTGAAGTACTGCCTGATAAAATGCAGGCAGCTAGCAGTCCCTTGGCTGAGGAACAGGCCTTGGGCTGTCCTGTCCCTGAGAAATCCCTGCCAGCTGACAGCACAGAGGCGGCGGAAGAGCCTCCTGAGCAAGGGGTTGGGGCTGAGCCAGGTGGAGCCACTTGTCCCCCCCATCCTGGGAAACCCTCAGAGAAATACCggctggagggagggaagcTGCACTGCAACGCCTGCTCCTTCGTGTGCTCCCGTGTCTCCACCATCACCTCCCACGTGGAGGACGGGTGCCGGAGCCTGGAGCAGTTCTGGTGCTCCCGGTGCCCCGAGGCCTTCCGCTCCCAGCGGGCCCTCAAGAGCCACTGTGCTGAGAAGCATGTTGCGCATCCCAAGGAGAACGGACCCCAAAGCACTGAGCTCCCTGAGGGGGACCCAGCCAGTGATGAGACAGGCCAGCCCAGCGAGCCCCTGCTGCGTGCAGCCCCCCAAAAAGCACCCCTGCCAAAGAGAAGGCGTTTCTCCTGCCCCACCTGCCCTTTCACCTGCCACCAGGAACGGGCCATGAAGACGCACATCAAGAGGGGCTGTGTGGCACTGGGTGAGTTCCGTTGCGCCTCCTGTCCCTTTACCTCTAAGGCAGCCAAAGCCCTGCGGCTGCACCGCAAGCTGCACCGCAAGCACTACAGCAAGCGGCCGCAGCTGCAGTGCCGCCAGTGTGAGTTCACCTGCAAACAGGCCCGCTGCCTACGGCAGCACATCTGCATCAAACACGAGGGGGTGAAGCCCCACAAGTGCCGCTACTGTGAGTTTAGCACCACGCGGCGCTACCGCCTGGAGGCCCACCAGTCCCTGCACACCGGTGTGGGGCGCATCGCCTGCAGCATCTGCAGCCAGACCTTTGGCACCAACTCCAAGCTGCGCATTCACCGCCTGCGCGTGCACGAGAAGACGCCCACCCACTTCTGCCCGCTCTGTGACTACAGCAGCTACCTGCAGAATGACATCACCCGCCACGTCAACAGCTGCCACCGCGGCGAGCTCAACTTCGGCTGCTCACGCTGTGAGGCTCGCTTCAGCTCTGAGACCGCCCTCAAGCAGCACATCCTGCGGCGGCACGAGGAGAAGGTATCCTATGGCTGCCCACGCTGCGGCTTCGTGTGTCACAGTGAGGCCACGCTCAAGTGCCACGTGCAGAAGCAGCACCCGCACCTGGAGTGCGGCACCTGCAAGGAGACGTTTGCCACCCGGGAGGCTCTGGAGGAACACAAGACGCAGCATTTTAGCCACCGCTGTGAGCTGTGCAGCTTTGCAGCCAAGGAGCGCCAGCAGCTGGTGCGGCATTATGTGGAGAGCCACGAGCCAGCCGCCTCCCAGGACAAACCCCTGCAGTGCCCCTTCTGCGACTTCGCCTGCCGCCACCAGCTCGTCTTCGACCAGCACATGAAGGGCCACGGGGGCACCCGCGTGTACAAGTGCTCGGACTGCGAGTACACCACCAAGAACAGGCAGAAGATCACGTGGCACATCCGCATCCACACCGGCGAGAAGCCCTACAAGTGCCACCTCTGTAAATACGCCTGCGCTGACCCCTCACGTCTCAAG TACCACATGCGGATCCACAAGGAGGAGCGGAAATACCTCTGCCCTGACTGTGGCTACAAGTGCAAGTGGGTGAACCAGCTCAAGTACCACATGACAAAGCACACAG GACTGAAGCCATATCGCTGCGACGAGTGTGAGTATTGCACCAACCGGGCAGATGCCCTGCGGGTGCACAAGGAGACACGGCACCGGGAGGCTCGCTCCTTCATCTGCGAGCAGTGTGGCAAGGCCTTCAAGACCCGCTTCCTCCTCAAGACCCACTTGAAGAAGCACAGTGAGGAGAAGCCCTACGTCTGCAACGCCTGTGGGCGGGCCTTCCGCTGGGCAGCCGGCCTGCGTCACCATTACCTGACCCACACCAACGAGCACCCCTTCTTCTGCCGCTACTGCCCCTACAAGGCCAAGCAGAAGTTTCAGGTCATCAAACACATCCAGCGGCACCACCCTGAGCGTGGGGCTGGTGACCTCAGCCAAGGGGTGGGCAAGGACCCCAGCATGCCCACCATCCACCTCCACGCTGTGCAGAGGGACAGCCGGGCCATGGGGCCCCCTGGGATAGAACAGGAGGGCGGGTGCCCTGTGGAAAAGGATGGTGCTTCAGCGTGA